In Candidatus Epulonipiscium viviparus, one DNA window encodes the following:
- the flhB gene encoding flagellar biosynthesis protein FlhB: protein MDHKLNLQFFARAEQEGRTETATSKKRSDVRKKGQVVKSAELNTALILLAFFIIMRILAPYYVSQCSNVFKNIMAQMRTIVVEFNKQHFLHIIRDSLINIILINGILFIVLFLVAFLASYWQVGFKVTLEPLKPKLNKFNPVNGFKKIFGIRDSLIELLKNLFKVIILGTVFYNTIISQIPSFLGFYDLTIQNIAIYVADVIRQIGTNVGLAFLVLAYGDYRWQKYKFEDSIKMTKHDVKEEFKQSEGDPAVKSKIRQKMREMSISRMMKTVPEADVIITNPTHFAVAIYYDRVKGIAPVVVAKGTDNMAQRIKEIAAISNVQIVENKPLARALYYTVDIGSAIPQELYEAVAEVLAFVYRLENRL from the coding sequence ATGGATCATAAATTAAATTTGCAATTTTTTGCAAGAGCAGAACAAGAAGGTAGAACAGAAACAGCAACAAGCAAAAAACGTTCAGATGTTCGTAAAAAAGGACAGGTTGTAAAAAGTGCCGAACTTAATACAGCACTGATTTTACTTGCTTTTTTTATAATTATGAGAATTTTAGCTCCTTATTACGTAAGTCAATGTTCTAACGTTTTCAAAAATATTATGGCTCAAATGAGAACTATTGTTGTTGAATTTAATAAGCAGCATTTCCTGCATATTATTCGCGATTCTTTAATAAATATAATTTTAATCAATGGTATCTTATTTATTGTGTTATTTTTGGTAGCTTTTCTGGCTAGCTATTGGCAAGTGGGATTTAAAGTTACTTTAGAGCCTCTAAAACCTAAGCTCAATAAATTTAATCCTGTGAATGGTTTTAAAAAAATCTTTGGAATTCGTGATTCATTAATTGAGCTTTTAAAAAACCTTTTTAAGGTAATTATTCTAGGAACTGTATTTTATAACACCATAATCTCACAGATTCCGTCTTTTTTAGGATTCTATGACCTAACTATACAAAACATTGCAATCTATGTTGCGGATGTTATTCGACAAATTGGAACAAACGTTGGGCTTGCCTTTTTAGTTCTTGCGTATGGAGATTATAGATGGCAAAAATATAAGTTTGAAGATAGTATTAAAATGACAAAACATGATGTTAAAGAAGAATTTAAGCAGTCTGAAGGTGACCCTGCTGTCAAAAGTAAGATTAGACAAAAAATGCGTGAAATGTCTATTAGCCGTATGATGAAAACTGTACCTGAGGCAGACGTTATTATAACAAATCCAACACATTTCGCTGTTGCCATTTATTATGATAGAGTTAAGGGCATTGCCCCTGTTGTAGTGGCCAAGGGTACCGACAATATGGCTCAGAGAATTAAGGAAATTGCGGCTATTTCAAATGTTCAAATAGTTGAAAACAAACCTCTTGCACGCGCACTTTATTATACAGTCGATATAGGAAGCGCCATACCTCAAGAATTGTATGAAGCCGTTGCCGAAGTATTAGCCTTCGTTTATCGACTAGAAAATAGACTATAA
- a CDS encoding OmpA/MotB family protein, with translation MAKKKKEEEAPAGAPAWMATFSDLMTLLLCFFVLLFSMSSLDIAKFTAFINSYSGSTGIIDGGEVLLNSNGMLGGGVENVPEEEDRKAAENIKQITIEMENIKEELDKFLKSEGLDNKVTVEQDGEEVVLTFEDFMLFDSGLAVIKPDGLEVLGKIGNEIKQYLEDDYIARAEGHTDNLPINSLIFPSNWELSASRAISVAKYLINDIGISPMRISAEGFGEFYPIATNDTPEGRAQNRRVEIKIAKDAID, from the coding sequence GTGGCAAAGAAGAAGAAAGAAGAAGAAGCTCCAGCTGGAGCACCCGCGTGGATGGCCACATTTAGTGACTTAATGACTTTGTTGCTATGCTTTTTCGTATTACTATTTAGTATGTCTAGTCTTGATATTGCCAAATTTACTGCATTTATAAACTCATACTCTGGCTCTACCGGGATTATTGACGGAGGAGAAGTTTTGCTCAATAGCAACGGGATGCTTGGTGGAGGAGTTGAAAATGTACCCGAAGAAGAAGATAGAAAAGCTGCCGAAAATATAAAGCAGATTACTATTGAAATGGAAAATATCAAAGAAGAATTAGATAAATTTCTAAAATCTGAAGGCCTTGACAATAAAGTTACTGTAGAACAAGATGGTGAAGAAGTTGTACTTACGTTTGAAGATTTTATGCTTTTTGACTCTGGTCTTGCAGTTATCAAACCAGACGGATTGGAAGTTCTTGGAAAAATCGGCAATGAAATTAAACAATATTTAGAAGATGATTACATCGCCAGAGCAGAAGGGCACACAGATAACCTTCCAATCAATTCTCTAATTTTTCCTAGCAACTGGGAACTTTCTGCATCTCGTGCCATTTCTGTTGCCAAATATTTAATTAATGACATAGGAATAAGTCCAATGCGAATTTCAGCGGAGGGATTTGGTGAGTTTTATCCTATCGCGACTAATGACACTCCTGAGGGGCGTGCTCAAAATCGTCGTGTAGAAATAAAAATAGCAAAAGATGCTATAGATTAA
- a CDS encoding flagellar basal body-associated FliL family protein: MDKKVIIIISVVGVVLLLTILGAVAAVFFFMNQAPPEPVDPNRRPEEIVTVALTTTLMANVLDESGDVHVLRIHPAFELNAESDGIDILNATTFPLMEIRIRDAILTLASTYTYEMLLAPGAHSRVAIDIKDTINKLFDTDVIFGVIWQEFLVQ, translated from the coding sequence ATGGATAAAAAAGTTATCATTATTATCAGTGTAGTGGGAGTAGTATTACTACTTACCATTTTGGGGGCAGTAGCGGCTGTTTTCTTTTTTATGAACCAAGCACCACCTGAGCCAGTTGATCCAAATAGACGTCCAGAAGAAATAGTTACAGTGGCATTAACTACTACTCTTATGGCTAATGTTTTGGACGAAAGCGGCGATGTTCATGTATTAAGAATTCACCCTGCATTTGAATTAAACGCAGAAAGCGATGGCATCGACATTTTGAATGCTACCACTTTTCCTTTGATGGAAATTAGAATTAGAGATGCCATTCTCACATTAGCCAGCACCTACACCTATGAAATGTTACTCGCACCTGGTGCACACTCTCGAGTTGCAATCGATATTAAAGATACTATAAATAAGTTGTTTGATACCGATGTAATTTTTGGAGTCATTTGGCAAGAATTTTTAGTTCAATAA
- the fliR gene encoding flagellar biosynthetic protein FliR: MENILDLYAYTDVWLLIFVRIVAVLSLFPIILETKVPATVVAMLAIILTMIVFFTIPQGTISYANTWLGYSILVIKEMLVGMVLGFGVLIFFQVLNFTGQLWSNQGGLSMSQFYDPALGAQIPVLGRFLTLGFSTIFVLSGGYHYFISALIKTFEYIPLGTQFFNPSISITILDAVAIFFELGFKLATPILGTILLIDVGLGILARTVPQMNMFVIGLPLKLLILIFLLITIVNYIPEYGNIIIDNMKNTYFDLLEGLTNGS, from the coding sequence ATGGAGAACATATTAGATTTATACGCATATACTGATGTTTGGTTATTAATATTTGTTCGAATTGTGGCTGTACTATCTTTATTTCCAATAATATTAGAGACTAAAGTTCCTGCAACTGTTGTTGCTATGCTTGCTATCATCTTAACTATGATAGTGTTTTTCACGATACCTCAGGGGACAATTTCTTATGCAAACACTTGGCTTGGCTACTCTATTTTGGTTATTAAAGAAATGCTAGTTGGAATGGTGTTAGGATTTGGAGTTTTGATCTTCTTTCAAGTTCTTAATTTTACGGGGCAGCTTTGGTCTAATCAGGGAGGCTTATCTATGAGCCAGTTTTATGACCCTGCCTTGGGGGCTCAAATTCCAGTTTTGGGTAGATTTTTAACTCTTGGTTTTTCTACTATTTTTGTATTATCGGGTGGATACCACTATTTTATTTCTGCCCTTATCAAAACGTTTGAATATATTCCACTCGGAACACAATTTTTTAATCCTTCCATTAGCATAACTATTTTAGATGCCGTCGCTATATTTTTTGAGCTTGGATTTAAACTTGCAACTCCTATTCTCGGAACTATTTTGCTTATTGATGTAGGACTTGGTATCCTTGCTCGTACCGTACCTCAAATGAACATGTTTGTTATAGGGTTGCCTCTCAAATTGCTAATTTTGATTTTTTTACTAATCACTATAGTAAATTATATACCAGAATATGGAAACATAATTATCGACAACATGAAAAACACTTACTTCGACTTGCTAGAGGGGCTGACGAATGGATCATAA
- the fliQ gene encoding flagellar biosynthesis protein FliQ produces the protein MEGQIIDVMRETIMLLIKVASPILLVALSVGLIVSIFQTVTSIQEQTLAFIPKILAVFAAIIFFGPWMLTMLSQFVTDIISKFSDFIV, from the coding sequence ATGGAAGGGCAAATAATAGACGTTATGCGAGAAACTATAATGCTGCTAATTAAAGTGGCTTCACCTATACTATTAGTTGCCCTAAGCGTGGGGCTAATAGTTAGTATTTTTCAAACAGTTACGTCAATCCAAGAGCAAACGCTTGCTTTTATTCCAAAAATTCTAGCAGTTTTTGCTGCGATTATTTTCTTTGGCCCTTGGATGTTGACTATGCTTAGTCAATTTGTTACCGATATTATTTCAAAATTTTCAGATTTTATTGTGTAG
- the fliY gene encoding flagellar motor switch phosphatase FliY, which produces MADGILSQEEINALLGGVVEEPTGDGGRSSSGHALTPDEIDALGEIGNINMGTAATTLFALLNHKVMITTPHVELLTAQELIDSVAPDIVTVSVDYTVGLSGTNLLMLKESDVRIIADLMMGGVGLDNGEELNELHLSAISEAMNQMIGSSSTSMSQMFDKKIDISPPHAVQFESAKDKIEQLISGENMVVKVSFRMQILDDIIDSELMQILPMSFAKELVDNLMNSMSTMGDVSSPEPQLETNNAPQQQNLQQQPPYPPPQQQMPYPPQQMPYPPQQMPYPPQQMPYPPQQMPYPPQQQYLPGMPPSSVVFQPDMQIATPQFQNFNQIVVPTGAENIDILLDVALEVSVELGRTKKKIREILDFSEGSIIELDKLVGEPIDILVNGKFIASGEVVVIDENFGVRIKSIIKPENRI; this is translated from the coding sequence ATGGCTGACGGAATACTTTCCCAAGAAGAAATAAACGCATTACTTGGCGGTGTAGTAGAAGAGCCAACAGGCGATGGGGGAAGATCATCATCTGGGCACGCACTTACTCCAGATGAAATCGATGCTTTAGGCGAAATCGGCAATATAAATATGGGTACTGCTGCCACCACATTATTTGCCCTTTTAAATCATAAAGTTATGATCACGACGCCTCATGTTGAATTATTAACAGCTCAGGAACTAATAGATTCTGTGGCGCCAGATATCGTTACTGTTTCTGTAGATTATACAGTAGGGCTATCTGGGACTAACTTATTGATGTTAAAGGAATCGGATGTTAGAATTATAGCCGATTTGATGATGGGTGGGGTGGGGTTAGATAACGGCGAAGAATTAAACGAGCTTCATTTAAGCGCAATATCAGAGGCAATGAATCAGATGATTGGTTCATCTTCTACATCTATGTCTCAGATGTTTGATAAAAAAATAGATATTTCACCACCACACGCCGTTCAATTTGAGTCTGCAAAAGACAAAATTGAGCAACTAATTTCCGGTGAAAATATGGTAGTTAAAGTATCTTTTAGAATGCAAATTCTAGATGATATTATAGACAGTGAACTAATGCAAATTTTGCCTATGAGCTTTGCAAAGGAATTGGTGGATAATCTTATGAACTCTATGTCAACTATGGGTGATGTTTCTTCACCGGAACCTCAACTAGAAACTAACAATGCACCTCAACAACAAAACTTACAGCAGCAACCACCGTATCCGCCGCCACAGCAGCAGATGCCGTATCCGCCACAGCAGATGCCCTATCCGCCGCAGCAGATGCCCTATCCGCCGCAGCAGATGCCCTATCCGCCGCAGCAGATGCCCTATCCGCCGCAGCAGCAATATCTTCCCGGAATGCCTCCAAGCAGCGTAGTATTCCAGCCAGATATGCAGATAGCCACACCACAATTTCAAAATTTTAATCAAATTGTAGTACCAACTGGGGCAGAAAATATTGATATATTGCTAGATGTTGCGCTTGAAGTATCAGTTGAACTGGGGCGTACTAAGAAAAAAATCAGAGAAATACTAGACTTTTCAGAAGGAAGCATTATAGAATTAGATAAACTTGTTGGCGAACCTATTGACATTTTAGTTAATGGTAAATTTATCGCCAGCGGAGAAGTTGTTGTAATTGATGAAAACTTTGGAGTTAGAATTAAGAGTATCATTAAACCTGAAAATAGAATATAA
- a CDS encoding response regulator: MAQTILIVDDAAFMRMMIKDIITKNGYEVAGEAENGQIAVAKYKELKPDLVLMDITMPEMDGIQAVKAIKAADAGAKVIMCSAMGQQAMVIEAIQAGAKDFIVKPFQADRILEAVKKVLG, translated from the coding sequence ATGGCACAAACAATTTTGATAGTTGATGACGCAGCGTTTATGAGAATGATGATTAAAGATATTATAACTAAGAATGGTTATGAGGTTGCCGGAGAAGCTGAAAACGGGCAAATTGCAGTAGCGAAATATAAAGAACTTAAACCAGATCTCGTTCTTATGGATATTACCATGCCAGAGATGGATGGTATTCAGGCCGTTAAAGCTATTAAAGCAGCAGATGCAGGCGCAAAGGTTATTATGTGTTCTGCAATGGGTCAGCAAGCAATGGTTATAGAAGCAATCCAAGCAGGCGCTAAAGACTTTATTGTCAAACCATTTCAAGCCGATCGCATCTTGGAAGCTGTAAAAAAAGTTTTAGGCTAA
- the fliP gene encoding flagellar type III secretion system pore protein FliP (The bacterial flagellar biogenesis protein FliP forms a type III secretion system (T3SS)-type pore required for flagellar assembly.), which translates to MGKLVLFLCFLLVPTRVFSLDALNSITQSPEFGTSLQLVFFITFLGLIPTLLLVSTSFTRIIITLYFLKTAMGTQQMPPNQVVIGLALFLTFFVMSPVVSTINTEAIVPYSEGQISQMEFLEQAAAPIKEFMVMQTRDEDIKLFMDLSNQPAIVDETNILAQLPYHIVVPAFIISEIRAGFVIGFLMYLPFIIIDMVVASVLMAMGMMMLPPAMISLPFKILIFIIVDGWHLIIGELVETFNL; encoded by the coding sequence ATGGGTAAATTAGTATTGTTTTTATGCTTCTTACTTGTGCCAACTAGGGTATTTTCACTTGACGCATTAAACTCAATAACACAGTCTCCAGAGTTCGGAACTAGTCTGCAATTAGTTTTTTTTATAACATTTTTGGGACTAATCCCTACTCTTTTGTTAGTAAGCACTTCATTTACTAGAATAATTATTACACTTTATTTTTTAAAAACAGCTATGGGAACTCAGCAAATGCCTCCAAATCAAGTTGTAATAGGACTTGCTTTATTTTTAACATTTTTTGTTATGAGTCCAGTTGTTTCTACAATTAACACAGAGGCTATTGTCCCCTATTCTGAAGGTCAAATATCTCAAATGGAATTTTTAGAACAAGCCGCGGCACCTATAAAAGAGTTCATGGTAATGCAAACACGCGATGAAGACATAAAGCTTTTTATGGATTTATCTAATCAACCTGCAATAGTTGATGAGACTAATATCCTTGCTCAGCTTCCGTATCACATAGTCGTTCCCGCGTTTATTATAAGCGAAATACGAGCTGGTTTTGTTATCGGCTTCCTAATGTATTTACCGTTTATTATAATAGACATGGTTGTCGCATCTGTACTCATGGCAATGGGGATGATGATGTTACCTCCCGCTATGATTTCATTACCTTTTAAAATATTAATATTTATCATCGTTGACGGCTGGCATCTAATTATTGGAGAATTGGTAGAAACATTTAATTTGTAA
- the flhA gene encoding flagellar biosynthesis protein FlhA, producing the protein MIRSGDAILGIFVLLILALILIPLPEQLLSVLLIINISLTAMILLSALFSKESLDLSLFPTMLLVTTIFRLGLNIASTRLILVEAYAGPVIEAFGVYVSDGNIVIGVIIFIIISIVNFMVITKGSGRVAEVAARFTLDAMPGKQMAIDADLNSGYIDEDMAKLRRKKIQDEASFFGAMDGASKFVQNDALAGILISFINIIAGLIIGIVNLDMEVAEALNTYTILTIGDGLVSAIPSLFISTATGLLVTKTDQDSNISHALFGQFAYSPLVLYLAAFAIIALGLGTPIGPVFTVPIGILWIVLGRRLSTLQQVKEVEKEIEQEDIEASEIRKPENVLGLLQVDPIELEFGYGIIPLADSAQGGDLFDRVIMIRRQIALELGTVVPIIRIRDNIQLPPNVYSIKIKGIEVARSEIMFDHYMAMDPGYVEEEIEGIKTIEPAFGLPALWINESQREKAEIRGYTVVDGPSIIATHLTEVIRDNIAELLSRQDTKALLDNIKEQHEALLSDLTPKLLTLGDIQKVLANLLSESVSIRDLPTICEILADYAGSIRDTDVLTEYVRQGLARAISKKVFVGSTNQVITLDPAIEQMIMGAVQHTEQGSYVALDPAVLQKIINNLKKEVGKLTSIGLSPIILTSPIVRIYFKQLTNQYISDLIVISYNEIAPNVEIQSIGMVSA; encoded by the coding sequence ATGATACGATCAGGAGATGCAATTTTAGGTATTTTTGTCCTACTAATATTGGCACTCATTTTAATCCCGTTACCGGAACAACTGCTTAGTGTCTTGCTGATAATCAACATTTCGTTAACAGCAATGATCTTGCTTAGTGCGTTATTCTCCAAAGAATCTTTGGATTTATCTCTATTTCCAACGATGTTACTTGTAACAACGATCTTTAGACTTGGTCTGAATATTGCATCCACTCGACTTATTCTTGTAGAAGCTTATGCCGGCCCTGTCATAGAGGCATTTGGAGTTTATGTTTCTGATGGTAATATAGTAATTGGAGTTATCATTTTTATAATTATTTCTATTGTAAACTTTATGGTTATCACCAAAGGTTCGGGACGTGTTGCCGAGGTTGCTGCGAGATTTACACTAGACGCTATGCCAGGTAAGCAAATGGCAATTGATGCCGATCTTAACTCTGGGTATATCGATGAAGATATGGCAAAGCTACGACGAAAAAAAATTCAAGACGAAGCCAGCTTTTTTGGAGCCATGGATGGTGCATCTAAGTTTGTTCAAAATGATGCCTTGGCTGGTATTTTAATCTCATTTATAAATATCATTGCTGGATTAATAATAGGAATTGTAAACCTGGATATGGAAGTTGCAGAAGCACTTAATACATACACTATCCTAACAATTGGAGACGGTTTGGTAAGTGCTATCCCTTCACTTTTTATTTCTACCGCAACAGGTCTTTTGGTTACTAAAACCGACCAAGACTCTAATATCAGCCACGCGTTATTTGGACAATTTGCATATTCGCCGCTTGTTCTATATTTAGCAGCGTTTGCTATTATTGCCCTAGGTCTTGGAACTCCTATCGGACCTGTCTTTACAGTGCCTATTGGAATTTTATGGATTGTATTAGGTCGCCGACTAAGTACTCTTCAACAAGTTAAAGAAGTTGAAAAAGAAATCGAACAAGAAGATATCGAAGCGTCTGAAATTAGAAAACCAGAAAATGTTCTTGGATTACTTCAGGTTGATCCAATCGAGCTTGAGTTTGGATATGGTATCATTCCGCTTGCAGATTCAGCTCAAGGCGGAGACTTATTTGATAGGGTTATTATGATTAGACGACAGATTGCTCTTGAGCTTGGAACAGTGGTTCCTATTATTCGCATAAGAGATAACATTCAGCTTCCTCCGAACGTATATAGTATAAAAATTAAGGGAATCGAAGTTGCTAGAAGTGAAATTATGTTTGATCACTACATGGCAATGGATCCTGGATATGTAGAAGAGGAAATAGAAGGAATTAAGACTATCGAACCTGCCTTTGGACTACCCGCTCTATGGATTAATGAATCTCAGCGCGAAAAAGCAGAAATTCGTGGTTATACCGTTGTTGATGGTCCTTCTATTATCGCAACACATCTAACAGAAGTTATTCGAGATAATATTGCAGAACTCTTATCACGCCAAGATACAAAAGCATTGCTTGATAATATAAAAGAACAGCACGAAGCGCTTTTATCGGATTTGACTCCAAAACTTCTCACTCTTGGAGACATTCAAAAAGTTTTGGCAAATCTATTGAGCGAAAGTGTTTCTATTCGAGACCTTCCTACTATCTGTGAAATTTTGGCAGATTATGCAGGTTCCATTAGAGACACCGATGTACTGACAGAATATGTAAGACAAGGGCTTGCAAGAGCTATTTCTAAAAAAGTTTTTGTAGGGTCCACTAACCAAGTTATTACGCTTGACCCCGCCATAGAACAAATGATTATGGGAGCAGTCCAGCATACAGAGCAAGGCTCTTACGTAGCACTTGATCCAGCTGTATTACAGAAGATAATTAATAATCTAAAAAAAGAAGTTGGCAAATTAACTTCTATTGGATTATCGCCTATTATTTTAACCTCTCCTATAGTTAGAATATATTTTAAACAACTGACTAATCAATATATATCGGATCTAATAGTAATTTCATATAATGAAATCGCTCCAAATGTTGAAATTCAATCTATAGGAATGGTGAGTGCTTAA
- a CDS encoding motility protein A, with protein MDKGAPLGLFLGILFMVLAIGFDKIADFIDIPSIQIVFGGLVAALLLANPMNKLGPGFSAFKLIFKEITVKPENLISQINELAQAARREGLLVLEEKARDMEDPFMQKGIMLMVDGTDPELIRDILETELAFMEDRHKDKQGFWEHIAELGPAWGMIGTLIGLVNMLAQLSDPSTLGPSMAVALITTLYGSVIANFVAGPSVKKLKGKTAVEVVARQMMIEGLLSIQAGENPRVIEEKLKSFLAPSLRGTEEDAA; from the coding sequence ATGGATAAAGGAGCACCGTTAGGGTTATTTCTCGGAATATTGTTTATGGTCCTTGCTATTGGTTTTGATAAAATTGCAGACTTTATAGATATTCCATCAATACAAATCGTTTTTGGTGGACTTGTTGCAGCACTATTGCTTGCCAATCCTATGAACAAACTTGGACCGGGATTTTCTGCTTTTAAACTTATTTTTAAGGAAATTACTGTTAAACCCGAGAATTTAATTTCCCAAATTAATGAACTTGCGCAAGCTGCACGACGTGAGGGCTTGTTGGTTTTAGAAGAAAAAGCTCGCGATATGGAAGACCCTTTTATGCAAAAAGGGATTATGCTTATGGTTGACGGAACCGACCCAGAACTTATAAGAGATATTTTAGAAACAGAACTTGCATTTATGGAAGATCGTCATAAAGATAAGCAAGGGTTTTGGGAACACATCGCCGAACTTGGACCTGCTTGGGGAATGATCGGTACGCTTATTGGTTTGGTAAACATGCTTGCGCAACTAAGTGACCCGTCCACACTGGGTCCTTCAATGGCCGTTGCCTTAATAACAACGTTATACGGTTCGGTTATAGCCAATTTCGTTGCGGGTCCTTCTGTAAAAAAACTTAAGGGCAAAACTGCTGTCGAAGTTGTTGCACGACAAATGATGATAGAAGGACTTCTTTCTATTCAAGCCGGAGAAAATCCTCGAGTAATCGAAGAAAAATTAAAATCATTCTTAGCGCCATCTTTACGTGGTACTGAAGAAGACGCAGCGTAA
- a CDS encoding flagellar FlbD family protein, producing the protein MITVTRLNGKKFIINAELIETMEETPDTVITIRDGKKFVVIESIENLIDQIITYKRSWFLLERFDNPNTL; encoded by the coding sequence ATGATAACAGTTACTAGATTAAATGGAAAAAAGTTTATTATTAACGCAGAATTAATTGAAACTATGGAGGAAACTCCAGATACCGTTATCACAATTCGAGATGGAAAAAAATTTGTGGTAATAGAAAGTATTGAAAATTTAATAGATCAGATTATAACTTATAAAAGATCTTGGTTTTTATTAGAGAGATTTGACAATCCCAATACATTATAG
- the fliM gene encoding flagellar motor switch protein FliM, protein MSELLSQEEIDALFAALDTGELDVEEMKEKDKERIVKEYNFARPTKFSREHLRTLELMGENYARLISQYLSGLMRTLVPIKVVSSEAITFSDFTSSLSNPIALAIVDPYPLKNNMLLELSTNVAFAFLERLLGGEGTELEHVREFTSIELVILIRVLEHFVDYMREPWENMVSLKPRMSRVETNSQILNMIAPTEMVALITFSIQFGAVDGLMNLCIPYLTVEPIMDKLNTSYQFQSSDDKKAERNTNVEYLLKRANIPMKAVVGQTHITVKEFIELQIGDIIRLDTTIDSLIDVYVGNVVKFKAVPGIHKNKSAVQIKQILDKEDD, encoded by the coding sequence TTGAGTGAGCTACTTTCACAAGAAGAAATAGACGCCCTCTTTGCGGCGCTTGATACTGGTGAATTAGACGTTGAAGAAATGAAGGAAAAGGACAAGGAAAGAATTGTTAAGGAATATAATTTTGCTCGTCCTACCAAATTTTCTAGAGAACATCTTAGAACTCTTGAACTTATGGGTGAAAACTATGCTAGATTAATCAGTCAATATTTATCTGGTCTTATGAGAACATTGGTTCCTATTAAGGTGGTAAGTTCTGAAGCAATAACATTTTCGGATTTCACTAGCTCATTGTCAAATCCGATTGCACTTGCTATAGTTGATCCCTACCCTCTAAAAAATAACATGCTTTTGGAGCTTTCAACCAACGTTGCTTTTGCCTTCCTAGAAAGACTTTTGGGCGGCGAAGGCACAGAGCTTGAGCATGTGAGGGAATTTACTAGTATAGAGCTGGTAATTTTGATTAGAGTTCTTGAACATTTTGTTGACTATATGCGAGAACCATGGGAAAATATGGTATCCCTAAAACCCCGCATGAGTCGTGTAGAAACCAATTCGCAAATTCTTAATATGATTGCCCCAACAGAAATGGTTGCTCTTATTACTTTTAGCATACAATTTGGTGCTGTAGACGGTCTTATGAATCTATGTATTCCATATCTAACTGTTGAACCTATTATGGATAAACTTAATACCTCGTACCAATTTCAAAGTTCTGACGATAAAAAAGCCGAGCGCAATACTAATGTTGAGTATTTATTAAAACGTGCAAATATTCCAATGAAAGCAGTAGTAGGGCAAACCCATATTACTGTTAAAGAATTTATTGAACTTCAAATAGGAGATATCATTAGGTTGGATACAACGATAGATTCTCTTATAGACGTATATGTAGGAAACGTGGTAAAATTTAAAGCGGTGCCTGGTATACACAAAAATAAATCAGCTGTACAAATTAAGCAAATACTAGATAAGGAGGATGATTAA